One Triticum dicoccoides isolate Atlit2015 ecotype Zavitan chromosome 5B, WEW_v2.0, whole genome shotgun sequence genomic window carries:
- the LOC119305556 gene encoding 7-deoxyloganetin glucosyltransferase-like → MVTPHAVVVPHPSSGNINPALQLAKLLHHHGVYITFVNTKHNHRVMEATEGAAVVRAHEGFRFEAIPDGLVEADRDHEDYDLRLSAATSQRSAEPLKELLLRLNGTPGVPPVTCMLPTVLMSFALDVARELGVPSMVLWTCSAASLMAHMRLRELTERGYVPLKDESCLTNGHLSRTVIDWIPGMPRISLGDTSIFVCTTDPDDFGLRFNIVEANGCTKAGALILNTFDDLEADVLAALRAEYPRIYTVGPLGPLLDHHLRPRDDDASGSASGLGLWKQDSECLAWLDTQQPGSIVYANFGSLTVLSTDQLAELAWGLAASGQPFLWSIWDNLVPGAGAGAGLSSLPAEFVAATAGRCFLTTWCPQDQVLGHPAVGCFLRHNGWNSTCESVAAGVPMVCWPGFVDQYTNCKYACEVWGVGVRLDDEVRREQVASHIRHAMKAEDMRGSTAGWKVNAEEAAAPGGVSWENLRSMVKELGSVNAEA, encoded by the exons ATGGTGACGCCGCACGCCGTGGTGGTGCCGCACCCGAGCTCCGGTAACATCAACCCggcgctccagctggccaagctgcTGCACCACCATGGCGTCTACATCACCTTCGTCAACACCAAGCACAACCATCGCGTCATGGAGGCCACGGAGGGCGCCGCCGTAGTGCGTGCCCACGAGGGGTTCCGGTTCGAGGCGATCCCGGACGGGCTGGTGGAAGCTGACCGGGACCA CGAGGACTACGACCTCAGGCTGTCTGCCGCCACGAGCCAGCGGTCCGCGGAGCCGCTGAAGGAGCTCCTCCTGCGGCTCAACGGCACCCCAGGCGTGCCACCGGTGACCTGCATGCTGCCGACGGTGTTGATGAGCTTCGCGCTGGACGTGGCGCGGGAGCTGGGCGTGCCGAGCATGGTGCTCTGGACTTGTAGCGCTGCATCGCTGATGGCCCACATGCGGCTCCGGGAGCTAACGGAAAGAGGCTACGTGCCACTCAAAG ACGAGAGCTGCTTGACGAACGGACACCTGAGTAGAACGGTCATCGACTGGATCCCAGGCATGCCGCGGATCAGCCTCGGAGACACCTCCATCTTTGTCTGCACGACCGACCCGGACGATTTTGGCCTCCGTTTCAACATCGTGGAGGCCAACGGCTGCACCAAGGCCGGCGCGCTCATCCTCAACACCTTCGACGACCTAGAAGCCGACGTCCTCGCCGCACTCCGCGCCGAATACCCGCGCATCTACACTGTCGGTCCCCTAGGCCCCCTCCTCGACCACCACCTAAGGCCAAGGGACGACGACGCCTCCGGCTCCGCCAGCGGCCTGGGCCTATGGAAGCAGGACAGCGAGTGCCTCGCGTGGTTGGACACGCAACAACCGGGCTCCATCGTGTACGCCAACTTTGGCAGCCTTACGGTCCTCTCCACCGACCAGCTCGCCGAGTTAGCGTGGGGCCTCGCCGCCAGCGGCCAACCGTTTCTCTGGTCCATCTGGGACAACCTCGTCCCCGGCGCTGGCGCCGGCGCTGGCTTGAGCTCACTGCCGGCGGAGTTCGTCGCGGCGACTGCAGGGCGGTGCTTCCTGACCACGTGGTGCCCGCAGGATCAGGTGCTAGGGCACCCGGCCGTGGGGTGCTTCCTGAGGCATAACGGGTGGAACTCGACCTGCGAGAGCGTGGCTGCCGGAGTGCCGATGGTGTGCTGGCCGGGGTTCGTCGACCAGTACACCAACTGCAAGTACGCCTGCGAGGTGTGGGGTGTGGGCGTCCGGCTTGACGACGAGGTGAGGAGGGAGCAGGTGGCTAGCCACATCAGACATGCGATGAAGGCGGAGGACATGCGGGGGAGCACGGCTGGGTGGAAGGTCAACGCGGAGGAGGCCGCGGCGCCCGGCGGGGTGTCCTGGGAGAACCTGCGGAGCATGGTCAAAGAGCTCGGCTCTGTCAATGCTGAAGCTTGA